AGCTGTTTGATTATTTCTCCTTTTAGACTATGATGCAGCGTTAGATGGTCTACACAGCCCAGTGTTTTTAGATCTGCTGATCAGCACACAACCCTTCGAGCTGAAGAGCATGTCTGCTCTTTAAAGTATTTTGTGTGATGTTCTGTGTTAACAGCAGATCTAATTACTAACTGCACACTGTTCACTCATTGAAAATAAACTTTACTAATATTCAAAGGCGAAGTATGTAGTCTTaatatgtttgtctgtgagttGAATGTGTTTTGTACATGAAACATGAAGTGATGAAAAAACAATTCATCATTTCACTGAAACCAAGTGTGACACCCTGTGGACTGAGGTGACACACGTTCACTGGGTGAAGGGTGTTATTGTCTAACAGTAACAGGACAGTAACTGGGATGTACGACCTGATGAAGAGACCAGTTTAAATCAAATGGTAAAATATGAACTTAAGATCAGCTCCATAAATATTGATATGCTACCACCCTCTACTGGTAAAATGACATATTGCAtattgacaaaaaaataaataaagcgcAATGCAAACACAAAGGAGCAAAGAAAACTACTTCAAAAGAAGGGACAAACTAATGAACTACTACTGCTAACCAACAAGCTGCGTGGAGATGAAAGACAGAGGCCGGGGAAAAGGTGAATGAAGGAAGCAGGGAACAAAGGAGGTTGGACAGTTAACACAGTAGCAAATGACAAACTAACAGACATCAACTGAAATACACAACACACTAAtgagtaaatacaaaacacctgctaaaaacacacacctgctgccacgCGAACCAGCTGAGACATGCCCCCGGAGGtgagggaaaaacacaaaacaggaaatcaaaaacacagagatatCTTCCAGGGACATTGCCTCAGCTGGCCGGAGGAGGGAGTCGTACCACCATGAAGTAGTCATGTTGAATGGTTTTCAATTAGCAGACGTGCTTTGTCTCAACTTAACTGGTGAATTTCTTGACTTGCATGAAAGTCAGATGTTGATCTCTGTGGTCCTCTTAGTCAACATTTGAATGCTATTTTAATCATAAACGATAAATAAAAGATCTACTAATCCTCGTCTCAAACTTTATTCCTGACAACTGTAGAGGCAACACATCAGGACTATAATTATATACATACAGTTATAAAAGTCACTGTCTATAAATGAAGATACAGTGAAACAGgaacataaattaaacaacacacacgTTAGCTGGACAACTTTAATACGTCAAACTTTGTTAAAAGATAAACATCAGCAGTCACCTTGTTTTCTGGTACCCAACAAACAGGTGAACTGACCCAGGAACCACTGATCTCTAAGGGAAACTGCCTCTGACATTATGTTTAAATCACTCTGATGCAGGAACTGTGAGGTGTTGAACTAATTATCAGTAACAGGCTTATATTATGATGTTTTACTCTAACTGTAACTTAGAGGTTTTATGAACATGTCTTCAGAATATCCTCGATGGAATCAGTGTGGGAGAAGCCACAATATTCttttaacacagaaaaatatcagtatatgtaaatgaaatatataaatgacaGAGGAAGtgatcatacacacacactgactaaaGACATAATCATAgcttacactgtaaaatgattATCATGTGATGTGTAAGCAATGTTACGGTATCTTCTCACAGATCCAGTGCAGAGTGTTTTCACAGGGCAGGTCACTCCACTTTGCAGTACGAACTAGTTTTTCTGCATAGTCTTCACAATCCCAGGGATTTTTACCATAATTATCCAGCTGGTTCTGCGCCCAGTAcctaacaaaacaaatcaaagatgaCTGATCTGATTTCTCCTTTACCTCTGACTTATTTCACAGACTTTAAATTTAATGCTGCTTCCTGACTCTCTCTCTTACTTCAGAGTCAGTGGATTCCCATCGACCCATTCCCAGGTTCCCTCATTGTCTCTGTCAGTCAAACCAATCCAAGCTGCCAACTTGGTGAATTTAGAAAGGGAAAGTCTGTTTAGTATGAAAAGACAGCCACAGtatttatgtttcagttttaaccACATAAAACTAAGTGTAATACAGTGTAATTATAACAGTTCATTAAAGTGGTTGATTCCTGATGTGCTGCAAACAATCAAAGATTTTaaccacatttattttcaggtgCACCTTTTACTAAGTTGCATGAGAACAGTGTGTAAGAAACAGACAGATGACAATGaaatataattacattacattatattatattacattacatcattCCTCACACTTTCAGTCACATATGGACTGTACCTGTTCTTCAGCACTGTCAATGACCACCAGATCTGGTCCTCTGTCCATGCAATCCTTTCTGCCTTGTGTCCAAGAGCTAGTCTGATTAGAGAGGAAATAACAGGAGGAGTTGAACATTGTCCATCCTGCAGGACAAGTTTTGTCTGTAAAACAACAGACATTAGAAATCAGTGAAGACAAAACTCTATCTGCTCCAAAGAGACCATGTGCTGTGTCCTTTACTTTTAAAGTGGAGAGTCCTGCAGCTGCACTGGGGCCTGAGTAACAATCTGAAATGACCGAAATGATGAAGAGACATGTAAAACACTAAATACCATGTGAAATCACATAATGTAGTTGCTACCTAGTTGTGCTTCATCCTAACAAATAGCCAGTCCTGCAAAAATCTATTAGATGGGTGAGTGTGAACTATCACTTTAAGCTACCTGTTGAAAATTTGAGCCATTGTCTTTTCCCTTTGTATAgattttacattatataaagACTGAATAAGTGTTCACCTGCATGCATTCAAACAATATGACATCAAAATGCCATTTGAGAAGAGCCAGTAATTAAGACAAACATACATCAGAATAAAGTATGAACAgtcttttaaaacaacattcagaGTAGATAATGTTTCTGAAAATAACAAGTTGACGTAACAATCAGACTCACAGTAGACAGCAGGTTCAACACAAGCTACAGCCCAAGAAGACTGAGACTTTTCATTAGTGCATCTGACTTTCATCTCATGAGGAAGTTTCTAAAGAATGATCTGTGGCCATCTGTTACCTTCTTCAAAATAAGCCACAGCTGAACTCCATTTACACAGGTATAAGAAACTTGCTTGATTCAGATTTGGACGTAATGTTGCATTATGAAGTCAGTAAGTATgattacaaaataaagacaagacACATTTCAAGACACatttctgttgaaccacaactcaaaaacaATGTCGGATTTTTGtgagttaatgttttatttattattactttcaTCAGTTTCTAGTTATTTCAATGGCCTtcgtgtgtttttcttttttaatacgGAAGTTGTGCTCAGGATGATTTCTGCATCTTCAAAACTGTTgttacagtttattttcagGAAAAGTCCTAATGTTGTTTCTTCTGGAGAGTCACaattttttcctgtctttggtTCATTACTTTGATTTGATAGCATCACATTTTAAGTAATGAATCTATGCATGAAGCTAATCAAATCTGAAGTCACTTCTAGCACAGTTTGGGTCTATCAAGTATTCTGATAGGAAACTATTGTTAACACGGGTTTTATACCagtgttattttctcttttcacattACAAATGTTCTGTATCATCCTCtggttatttttacattttgaaatgcacGTTTAAAACAAGCTGGCAATTGAACTGTGGGTGCAGAGTATGGTTCTGTGGGGGGCTCTGGTTTTTGAGAGAATAGAATCTTAGGATCACGGTTGACTTATTGACCGTGACTTGAACTTCAACTCTTTACCACAAGCTGCAAAACAAGCTTCCTGAACTATTTAGTtaatgtcagtttttttttttttttttttttttttgtggtttcaaGTAGCCGATGTGTGGGAACATGTCACCTTTCTTAAAATAGCCTCTGATGATCTTagtgtgagaaaatacaaactgtatCAGTAACAGTATGTTTCTAACATTTTCTTTACCTTTTCAAGACAAAGTGAGTCTCTTGTGTTACCCCATGGCTCAGTACATGGGTTAGCATAACAGCAGACTACATCTTAgtatttatctgtttctgtgacaCCACAACATGTTCACCCcataaaaatattcttttggCTAAAAGTCAAGACAGTCGAGTTTCCTGTGTTGCATTTCTGTACACCAAGATTATTGTTTCTGGTTTTTAAGGAAGGTGTTAGACGACCACAGATAAGACATGTTTAACTGCAGAAACTTCCTCAGAAGACAAACTAAACAGACACATCGATGAAAAGTCTGCTTGTACTGTAGCTTGTGTCAAACAGCTCACAGGTCCCTTCAGAAAAAATTGATGTCCTCTGTGCAATGGAAGAAATCTACTGCAATGCTGAAATGATCACGTCTGTTGATTCAACAACAAAACCTACAGGTAAGAAGGCTGAGAGACTGTACCGTGCTTGATCATATATTAGAAGTTATATTGTGTGGTCTACTTGTCATGTGATTAActgtttgttggtttttctcTGTTCAGGTTCCAGGAGATGTCCTGGAGCTGTTGTTCTCattctggtgctgctcagtgttcTGCTGGCTGGACTCATCAGCCTCggtgtccactgtgagtctggttTTCACAAGTTAACGTCTAAATGTCTCTAAGCTTGACCTCATCtcaaagtgtgaatgtgttcaatgtttttaggctgcatgtgtgaaaacttTATAACAACTAGCACATATTGAACCAGTAAAAACATAACTTGCACTGACTCCTTTTAGTTTAAGAGTTTACTTGTTTCTTGATATTGAACTTTGACTCACAATAAATTTCTCATTTACTGATTTCTTTTAAACAACTTTTAGTGTATGTTGATGCATTTAAATCTGAACTTTCtctttaaacttttcttttctccttcttcttcttcttcttattactattattattatttttaattgtttctttttaaacatgttattatatattatctaAACCTCATTCTGGTGTGagattttaatttcttttataatttgtaaacacaaaaagctaaattttaataaggaagaaaaaacaatttgATTTATTAGACAAACAGGAACTTGAgttcatcttttattttgacattatatattatatatattatatatttcatatgtattttatgttttgtagcATAAAAATGGGTTTTGGGACCAGTTACCACTTTagtaatttgtttgtttgtttgaattacTTCAGTTAATATTGAAGCAAAAATTGTTTGATAGAAATTCTAGaaattcatacagtattttttgtCTCTTAATAATTTCAGACCATAACTCAGGATGTGGTTCAATTGCCAACCAGACTGAGGAGCTCCAGGTCACTCTCTTGattaaagagagagaccagctgaAGGCTAAACTAGTTAACACAagtgaagagagagaccagctgaAGGTCAGCCTCATTCAAATGACTGAAGAGAGGAACAGGCTGCAGAATTTGAGACAGAGTAAGAGTTGTAGAGACATGATTCATCATAAAGATAAAACTCATTCTTTCCTGTTGTGAGTCTTGCTACATGAATTTGCTTCATGTTCCCCAGAGACTGAGGATAGATTGTTCACAttctgttaatgttaataagctAATGGTAACATGTTCAGATACTAATTTACCAGTGGCAGTTTGAAAAATGCACTAAATAATAACCCCTGTGCTAAATCTGCACTTGTCTCCATAGTGTCCTTTACTGGCAGTAGATGGAGTTTTGTATTTCATGATTAATattatctgttgttttatgttacagAGAAAACTTGTCCTGCAGGATGGACAATGTTCAACTGTGTCTGTTACCTCCTTTCCAATGAAATTGGTTCTTGGCAAACAGGTAGAGAGGACTgcagacaaagaggagcagaCCTGGTGGTCATAGACAGTGCAGAAGTCCAGGTGCAGtatttttgatgtttgtgtgactgAACAAGGACggaaaaaatattaaacaggACTTTACATGTAACTGGGAACATAAATCTACAGTCCTGATTGTGTAGAATTCAAATTCAGTGATCGGAGAGTGATATCTGTGAAATGCAAacttcaggtctctccacaaATGTTCTACAGAGTTTAGGTTAGGGCTTTTTTTGGGCCACTAAAGGACAAACTGGCCCAAAGCTACTCCATCATTGCATTAGTAGATATGTTCTGATaaatgctgtatgtgtgtcctGCACATGTTGTGGTGTGTTATATGTAACATATCTCTCGTatttatatcttttattttgttaaacagacatttctctcCAGATTCACTAAGCAACAAACCTGGATTGGTTTGACTGACTTGGAAAACGAGGGCACCTGGAAATGGATAGATGGTACTCCACTGACTCTGACGTAAGGCTTCACGTTGGTGGTTCACTCACTGATTAACATTTACATCGTTGTATTTTACtagaatttatttgtgttggtTTGAATTACCAAAACAATTCTTGCATAGACTGTAGAAATATCCTCACTGGAGGACTTTCATGGATAAAGACAAACAACCCAAACTAATTGGTAATAAATACTTAATTCTTAAAACTGTAAGAGTGTTTAATGTGTGCTCATTTGAGGCACATATCTGTATATTGActattttttcttcatcattttGAGACAGGATGCCCCCAAGTTTtgcaccatgctgcagatgtaGGTTCTTTACGGTAGTGGTGGAGGGCTGTGCCATCTAGAGTACTACATGGTTATATAGTGTAATAGGTTTTGTCCTTAAATATTGTTGTGAGGCTGTTTTGGGGATAAACAGTGACATCAATCTTTTGTTCACTGACGTCCTAGGTACTGGGCACATGATCAACCTGATAATGGTGGTGGAGACCCTAGATTTGGAGAAGAGGACTGTGCTCACATCAGAACTTATACCAATGACCTATGGAATGATCTGTCATGTAGTTATCAACTGCACTGGATCTGTGAAAAAACACCATAATACTGCTGAATAACTTCATCATGATTATGTAAAGCTTTGAGTAACATCTTCTAATATAACTGTAACATCACTGAGTCTCTGCGTGTCAAGTTTTGTTGTCGCTTATTGAAGAGGAAGGAAAGTTgataaaaatgtactttgaaAGATAAAAAGTGGATGTTATGCTGAAGACCATCGTGTCATTTGAGCGTCATGACAAAATACAGGGTCCAATGAACCGATTGAGCAATTGAATTGTTTTCAACTATTCTAAAATTCCAGCTCTcaggcaataaaaaaataataaaaacactaattcTGACTAATTTTCTTACTGATTACCCTGATTAGGGATTTTTTAATAAATCGTGTTTACACTGTTAAATCATGGTGCTGAGCACCTATAGTTTTGATGCTTCTGTGACACTAGATTGTCCAACTTTAAAAATAAGTCTTGAAGCAGACATAAATTCATAAAACCTTCTGCCACCTTTTTTAACTGCAGATCTATTTCCACCTTTATTCTAAGATTAATTATTCCCATTGTCCTCTCGTGTTTCTATTTAACATAGGtagagaaaaaaagattaagTTCAAGGTAAATCAGCATCTGACCTCAAAACAGTGGCAGTTCAGTACTtctgattattaattattaaataaaaataaaatagcattattatttaaaacctataatattatataactTTAGAATTGGCCAAGATCTGCATTATAATTGAACAAACATGTCAGCTCCaacatgtatttactgtatcttGGTCAAGATGCTGCCCGTTCTTATGAAAAACACTCCAGCAGGTGTTCCTACAAGGTTCTTAAAGGTGTTCAGCACCAGATTATCTCTTGTAAATCCTGATGTAGCTCAGTCGTTTCCCACAAGAACtcaaacaggaacagaaaactTTAATCTTTTTCTGTGGGACAGTTGTTTTAAATGACTTCATGGGGCGACAAAAGTGATTGGATGTCATGGGTCCCGAACATATCTGGTGAATGTGAATAGAACATGTGTAAAAGGAGATAAATTAAAAGCTTGATGCAAAGAGACATAAtggtgattaaaaaaacagtggAGATTATTTGATGGACACATGAGATGGACAAATGGATGCAGGAACCAGAGGAGACACAGATCAAGTCTTAGCAAGTGAGCAGACAGTGCCAACGAGTGAAGATGATGAAACGGCTAATCATCTGTGTTCACTTAAAGctgttctctgtcatttttcacTAAAGATATTTTCCCCCACtctattttgtgcttttttacaGACACCAGAGGCTGCAACCTGTTTGAATTTGTGCtaggtgtgtatttgtatagtgccaaatcacaacagaagtcatctcaaagcttttacagtgtaaggtttaagaccttacactATAAAGTATAATTGTTTAGAAGATTACACAGAAAACCCCCCAAAAATGCTATTTGAGCTTGTTTTAGGGAACAGTGGAGATAAAAAAATGATGTGACTGACACTGGGGAAGAAGTGTCAGATGTGAACTGTTGCTTTACAGACAGTTGGTTAGCACACACATACTTGACGTCTAATTAACCTTCTAACCTTCCAGAAGAGATAACAGATGAGGTTGATAAAGTATTATGACATGCTGGAGATGTGGTAGATGCTGATGTCATCACTTTTGCTAATGTTGAGCATGACAGGTTTTGTTCCACTATTTCAACAAATCAAAGtgtttattcatatattattatttggacTTGATGTCACTGTAGttccttttttctattttcaccTTCAAGGAGTTCATAAAAGGTATAAAAAGAGCATCTTAAGTCAGACTCTAAAAGGTAACGATGTGCAGAGGTTCACCAATCTGTGGAACGCTGCATCTACTGTACcgcggcctggtggctcaatgagtagatcattGGCTTGAGATACAGAAggacaccaggtgtgtccttgagacactccacgctagtATGCAACTGgtccccccagggggatgggttaaatgcagaggacaaatttcatctgtaacatgtaaatgtgacaaataaaggtgtttctgtacaaaatgttaatttcagaataatgtgatgCATATCATTGCATGGGTTCACAGTTCACTGTGTCATCGAAAAATGTGAGTTAAAGCTCCAGCATGCAAAGAAATATCCGAATATCAACAGGATCCAGAAGCACCACTGTCTTTTCTACCCTTCCGTTAGTCAAGCTGAGCTTCTCCAGTATAgtgaaaacaaactgacaatattaattaatgttttagtcactgatttatttattatcattatattattatttttatgctaTCATAAGAAAACCAAATCTCCTCCTTAATCACAAGTGCACTCCATTTTCTGTCTTGTTCCCATCTACGACTTGCTGATTAAGATTGCTATCAGTTGTCAGATGCAGGAGTAGGTGTGAGCATAAGCTCATAGAAGATGGGTATTACATGAGGTGAGGTGCATGTTGCTGTGGCAACAAATGACCACACAGAGGACAATGTTGCTGCAGTATCTACTAGTTTGGTCAGAAGACACTGAGACTGTCCTCGCAACCATGATGTCGTATGAAGTGGATGAGGTTAAATTtgcttttttagttttttctttcattat
This Anabas testudineus chromosome 21, fAnaTes1.2, whole genome shotgun sequence DNA region includes the following protein-coding sequences:
- the LOC113173074 gene encoding CD209 antigen-like protein C, producing MEEIYCNTEIIKSVDSTTLTKQTGSRRCPEAVVLFLGLLSVLLLAGLISLGVHYHNSGCGSIANQTEELQVTLLIKERDQLKAKLVNTSEERDQLKVSLIQMTEERNRLQNLRQKKTCPAGWTMFNCVCYLLSNEIGSWQTGREDCRQRGADLVVIDSAEVQTFLSRFTKQQTWIGLTDLENEGTWKWIDGTPLTLTYWAHDQPDNGGGDPRFGEEDCAHIRTYTNDLWNDLSCSYQLHWICEKTP